The following are encoded in a window of Paraburkholderia sp. HP33-1 genomic DNA:
- a CDS encoding Dps family protein has protein sequence MAKKEAAAVQHVNIGISDKDRKKIAEGLSRLLADTYTLYLKTHNFHWNVTGPMFNTLHLMFETQYSELALAVDAIAERIRALGVHAPGSYKDFAKLSSIPEADGVPAAEDMIRQLVEGQEAVVRTARAIFPSTEAANDEPTADLLTQRMQTHEKTAWMLRSLLA, from the coding sequence ATGGCCAAGAAGGAAGCCGCAGCCGTACAGCACGTCAATATCGGGATCAGCGACAAGGATCGCAAGAAGATCGCCGAAGGGCTGTCGCGTCTGCTCGCCGATACCTACACGCTGTACCTGAAGACCCACAACTTCCACTGGAACGTCACGGGTCCGATGTTCAACACGCTGCATCTGATGTTCGAAACGCAATACAGCGAACTCGCGCTCGCGGTCGACGCGATCGCCGAACGCATCCGCGCACTGGGCGTGCATGCGCCGGGCAGCTACAAGGACTTCGCGAAGCTGTCGTCGATCCCCGAAGCGGATGGCGTGCCGGCGGCCGAAGACATGATCCGCCAGCTGGTCGAAGGCCAGGAAGCCGTGGTGCGCACCGCGCGCGCGATTTTCCCGTCGACCGAAGCCGCCAACGACGAGCCGACCGCCGACCTGCTCACGCAACGCATGCAAACGCACGAAAAGACCGCGTGGATGCTGCGCTCGCTGCTCGCTTGA
- a CDS encoding YggS family pyridoxal phosphate-dependent enzyme produces the protein MSDLLHHLGHNLADVQQRIARAAQAAGRDAQSVTLLAVSKTFPADAVRAAYAAAQHAFGENYVQEALDKIQTLADLRASLEWHFIGPLQSNKTRPVAEHFDWVHSVDRLKIAQRLSEQRPDDLPPLNVCLQVNVSGEASKSGVAIAEAPAIAQQIAALPKLKLRGLMSIPEPAGDLDAQRAPHRELRMLFERLRNDGLALDTLSMGMSADLEAAVLEGATIVRIGTAIFGARDYSR, from the coding sequence ATGTCCGATCTGCTTCACCACCTGGGTCACAACCTCGCTGACGTGCAGCAGCGCATCGCCAGGGCTGCGCAAGCGGCCGGCCGCGATGCGCAGTCCGTGACGTTGCTCGCGGTCTCCAAAACGTTTCCCGCCGATGCCGTGCGCGCCGCTTATGCGGCCGCTCAGCACGCGTTCGGTGAAAACTATGTGCAGGAAGCGCTCGACAAGATCCAGACGCTCGCCGATCTGCGCGCGTCGCTCGAATGGCATTTCATCGGGCCGCTGCAATCGAACAAGACGCGGCCGGTCGCCGAGCATTTCGACTGGGTGCATTCGGTCGATCGCCTGAAGATCGCGCAGCGGCTATCGGAGCAGCGCCCCGACGACCTGCCGCCGCTCAACGTGTGCCTGCAGGTCAACGTCAGCGGCGAAGCATCGAAAAGCGGCGTCGCGATCGCCGAGGCGCCCGCTATCGCGCAACAGATCGCCGCGCTGCCGAAGCTGAAGCTGCGCGGACTGATGTCGATTCCCGAACCGGCCGGTGATCTCGACGCGCAACGCGCGCCGCATCGCGAACTGCGCATGCTGTTCGAGCGCTTGCGCAACGACGGGCTCGCGCTCGATACGCTGTCGATGGGCATGTCGGCGGATCTCGAAGCAGCCGTGCTCGAAGGCGCGACGATCGTGCGTATCGGCACCGCGATCTTCGGCGCGCGCGATTATTCGCGCTGA
- the glcE gene encoding glycolate oxidase subunit GlcE, translating to MEEDDIVAVWSERVRSASAEGRALRIRGGGTKDWYGQTLEGEILDTRAYRGIVAYDPAELVITARAGTPLLEIEAALAEHDQMLPFEPPHFGPQATFGGCIAAGISGPRRPAVGAARDFVLGAVVMNGQGQVLHFGGQVVKNVAGYDVSRLLAGSLGTLGLILELSVKVLPLPQAEATLKFDMNGTDAVRKLNEWGGRPLPITASAWRNGTLAVRLGGAEAAVKAARTGLGGEVVDAVEAERFWAGLREQTDSFFAGIPPKAALWRLALPSITEPLQLPGAQLMEWGGGQRWWITDTDAQTVRISAKQADGHATIFRSGHGYDRSAGVFTPLPAPLMKIHRGLKHAFDPARIFNRGRLYPDF from the coding sequence ATGGAAGAGGACGACATCGTCGCCGTATGGTCCGAACGCGTGCGTTCGGCCAGCGCCGAGGGACGCGCGTTGCGCATACGTGGCGGCGGCACCAAGGACTGGTATGGCCAGACGCTGGAAGGTGAGATCCTCGACACGCGAGCTTATCGCGGCATCGTTGCGTACGATCCGGCCGAGCTCGTGATCACAGCGCGCGCGGGCACCCCGCTGCTGGAAATCGAAGCCGCGCTCGCCGAGCACGACCAGATGCTGCCGTTCGAGCCGCCGCACTTCGGCCCGCAGGCCACCTTCGGCGGCTGCATCGCCGCCGGGATTTCCGGGCCGCGCCGGCCGGCCGTCGGCGCCGCGCGCGACTTCGTGCTCGGCGCCGTCGTGATGAACGGCCAGGGCCAGGTGCTGCACTTCGGCGGCCAGGTCGTGAAGAACGTCGCGGGCTATGACGTATCGCGGCTGCTCGCGGGCTCGCTCGGCACGCTCGGGCTGATCCTCGAACTGTCGGTCAAAGTGCTGCCCCTGCCGCAGGCCGAAGCCACGCTAAAGTTCGACATGAACGGCACCGACGCGGTACGCAAGCTAAACGAATGGGGCGGCCGGCCGCTGCCGATCACGGCGAGCGCATGGCGCAATGGCACGCTCGCGGTCCGGCTCGGCGGCGCGGAAGCTGCCGTCAAGGCCGCGCGCACCGGGCTCGGCGGCGAAGTCGTCGATGCGGTCGAAGCCGAACGTTTCTGGGCCGGCCTGCGCGAGCAGACCGATTCGTTTTTTGCGGGGATTCCCCCGAAGGCCGCGCTGTGGCGTCTCGCGCTACCGTCGATCACCGAGCCGCTGCAACTGCCCGGCGCGCAACTGATGGAATGGGGCGGCGGCCAGCGCTGGTGGATCACCGACACCGACGCGCAAACCGTGCGCATCAGCGCGAAGCAGGCCGACGGCCACGCGACGATCTTCCGTAGCGGCCACGGCTACGACCGCAGCGCCGGCGTGTTCACGCCGCTGCCCGCGCCGTTGATGAAAATCCATCGCGGCCTCAAACACGCCTTCGACCCGGCCCGCATCTTCAACCGCGGCCGTCTCTACCCCGACTTCTGA
- a CDS encoding catalase produces the protein MSERKLTNAAGAPVADNQNSMTAGPRGPVVLQDVWLLEKLAHFDREVIPERRVHAKGSGAFGTLKVTHDISRYTKAKVFARIGKETPLFMRFSTVAGERGAADAERDVRGFSIKFYTEEGNWDVVGNNTPVFFIRDPLKFPDFIHTQKRDPYTNLRSNVAAWDFWSRHPESLHQVTILMSDRGIPKNYRQMHGFGSHTYSFINANNERFWVKFHFKSLQGIENFTDAEAAQVVANDRESAQRDLVNSIDAGNFPKWRFAIQVMPEADAANYRFNPFDITKVWSQKDYPLIDVGTIELNRNAANYFADVEQAAFTPANVVPGIGFSPDRLLQGRLFSYGDTQRYRLGINHHQIPVNAPRVPGAHSFHRDGAMRTDGNLGGNVNYEPNRFGDFAQDANASEPPLAAGVVARHEHREDDDYYTQPRMLFALFDEAQRERLFGNIARHIDGVPQEIVARQIDHFRRADPAYAEGVIAALAALQEGKAVLK, from the coding sequence ATGTCCGAACGTAAGCTCACCAACGCCGCCGGCGCACCCGTCGCCGACAACCAGAACTCGATGACCGCCGGCCCGCGCGGCCCGGTCGTGCTGCAGGACGTCTGGCTGCTCGAAAAGCTCGCGCACTTCGATCGCGAAGTGATTCCCGAGCGCCGCGTTCACGCGAAGGGTTCGGGAGCATTCGGCACGCTGAAGGTGACGCACGACATTTCGCGCTACACCAAGGCCAAAGTGTTCGCCCGGATCGGCAAGGAAACGCCGCTTTTCATGCGCTTTTCGACGGTGGCCGGCGAGCGTGGCGCGGCCGATGCCGAGCGCGACGTGCGCGGTTTCTCGATCAAGTTCTATACCGAGGAAGGCAACTGGGATGTGGTCGGCAACAATACGCCGGTGTTCTTCATCCGCGATCCGCTGAAATTTCCGGACTTCATCCATACGCAGAAGCGCGATCCGTATACGAATCTTCGCAGCAACGTCGCCGCGTGGGATTTCTGGTCGCGTCATCCGGAGTCGCTGCATCAGGTGACGATTCTGATGAGCGATCGCGGCATCCCGAAGAACTACCGGCAGATGCACGGCTTCGGCTCGCACACGTACTCGTTCATCAACGCGAACAACGAGCGCTTCTGGGTCAAGTTCCACTTCAAGTCGCTGCAGGGGATCGAGAATTTCACCGACGCCGAAGCCGCGCAGGTGGTCGCCAATGACCGCGAAAGCGCACAGCGCGATCTGGTGAACAGCATCGACGCGGGCAACTTCCCGAAGTGGCGCTTCGCGATTCAGGTGATGCCCGAAGCGGATGCGGCGAACTACCGCTTCAACCCGTTCGACATCACGAAAGTGTGGTCGCAGAAGGACTATCCGTTGATCGACGTCGGCACGATCGAGCTGAACCGCAACGCGGCGAACTATTTCGCGGACGTCGAGCAGGCGGCGTTCACGCCGGCGAACGTGGTGCCGGGCATCGGCTTTTCGCCGGACCGTCTGTTGCAGGGGCGCCTGTTCTCGTACGGCGATACGCAGCGTTACCGGCTCGGTATCAATCACCATCAGATTCCGGTGAATGCGCCGCGCGTGCCGGGCGCACATTCGTTCCATCGCGACGGCGCGATGCGCACCGACGGCAATCTCGGCGGCAACGTGAATTACGAGCCGAATCGCTTCGGCGACTTCGCGCAGGACGCGAACGCGTCGGAGCCGCCGCTCGCGGCGGGGGTGGTCGCACGTCACGAGCATCGCGAGGATGACGACTACTACACCCAGCCGCGCATGCTGTTCGCGCTGTTCGACGAGGCGCAGCGTGAGCGTCTGTTCGGCAATATCGCGCGACATATCGACGGCGTGCCGCAGGAGATCGTCGCGCGTCAGATCGACCATTTCCGGCGGGCCGATCCGGCCTACGCGGAAGGGGTGATCGCGGCGCTCGCCGCGTTGCAGGAAGGCAAAGCAGTACTAAAGTAA
- the ubiA gene encoding 4-hydroxybenzoate octaprenyltransferase, with amino-acid sequence MFARLPLYLRLVRMDKPIGSLLLLWPTLNALWIASGGHPSWQLLVIFTLGTVLMRSAGCAINDYADRDFDRHVKRTENRPITSGKINAWEAVALATALSLIAFLLIQPLNALTKELSVVALFVAGTYPFMKRFFAIPQAYLGIAFGFGIPMAFAAVQDHVPLLAWVMLVANIFWAVAYDTEYAMVDRDDDIKIGIRTSALTFGRFDVAAVMLCYAVTLGIYVGIGVTLGFGLLYWLGWAVAVGCAIYHYTLIRHRERMPCFAAFRHNNWLGGALFAGIAAHYAVTSF; translated from the coding sequence ATGTTCGCCCGACTTCCCCTGTATCTGCGCCTCGTGCGCATGGACAAGCCGATCGGCAGCCTGCTGCTGCTGTGGCCGACGCTCAACGCACTGTGGATCGCGTCCGGCGGACATCCGTCGTGGCAGTTGCTGGTCATCTTCACGCTCGGCACGGTGCTGATGCGCTCGGCCGGCTGTGCGATCAACGACTATGCGGACCGCGATTTCGACCGTCACGTGAAGCGCACCGAAAACCGGCCGATCACGTCCGGCAAGATCAATGCATGGGAAGCGGTCGCGCTGGCCACTGCGCTGTCGCTGATCGCGTTTCTGCTGATTCAGCCGCTCAACGCGTTGACGAAGGAGTTGTCGGTGGTCGCGCTGTTCGTCGCTGGCACGTATCCGTTCATGAAGCGCTTCTTCGCCATTCCGCAGGCGTATCTGGGGATCGCATTCGGCTTCGGCATTCCGATGGCGTTCGCGGCGGTGCAGGACCATGTGCCGCTGCTCGCCTGGGTGATGCTGGTCGCGAACATCTTCTGGGCCGTTGCGTACGACACCGAATACGCGATGGTCGATCGCGACGACGACATCAAGATCGGCATCCGCACGTCGGCGCTGACGTTCGGCCGCTTCGACGTGGCCGCGGTCATGCTGTGCTACGCGGTGACGCTCGGCATCTACGTCGGTATCGGCGTGACGCTCGGGTTTGGTCTGCTGTACTGGCTGGGCTGGGCGGTCGCGGTGGGTTGCGCGATCTATCACTACACGCTGATCCGCCATCGCGAGCGCATGCCGTGCTTTGCCGCGTTCCGTCACAACAACTGGCTCGGCGGCGCGTTGTTCGCGGGGATCGCCGCGCATTACGCGGTGACTTCGTTTTAA
- the glcF gene encoding glycolate oxidase subunit GlcF codes for MQTNLADFIRNTPDGDEADSILRKCVHCGFCTATCPTYQLLGDELDGPRGRIYLIKQMVEGAPVTRSTQLHLDRCLTCRNCESTCPSGVQYGRLVEIGRKLTEEKVTRPLNQRLMRRLLASVLPNSAIFTPAMRLGQHVRGLLPKKLRDKVPARQRPLEWPSAKHERKVLMLAGCVQPSMMPNVNIATARVFDALGIETLIAPEAGCCGAIRLHLGYHDEALDDLRTNIDAWWPYVEQGVEAIVMNASGCGAMVKEYAHLLRHDPAYAEKARRIVELTRDVSEILPEFEEHLVAITRRRSVHTVAFHPPCTLQHGQQIRGKVEQLLGALGVEVRLPADSHLCCGSAGTYSLMQPRLSYALRDQKLERLQAQEPQVIVSANVGCIAHLQSGTSTPVAHWIELVEHMLSV; via the coding sequence ATGCAAACCAACCTCGCGGACTTCATTCGCAATACGCCCGATGGGGACGAAGCAGACTCCATCCTGCGCAAATGCGTGCATTGCGGTTTCTGCACGGCAACCTGCCCGACCTATCAACTGCTCGGCGACGAGCTCGACGGCCCGCGCGGGCGCATCTATCTGATCAAGCAGATGGTCGAAGGTGCGCCGGTCACGCGCAGCACGCAGCTTCACCTCGACCGCTGCCTCACCTGCCGCAACTGCGAATCGACCTGTCCGTCCGGCGTGCAATACGGGCGGCTCGTCGAAATCGGCCGCAAGCTAACCGAAGAGAAAGTCACGCGTCCGCTCAATCAGCGGCTGATGCGCCGCCTGCTCGCAAGCGTGCTGCCGAACAGCGCGATCTTCACGCCGGCGATGCGGCTGGGCCAGCACGTGCGCGGTCTGCTGCCGAAGAAGCTGCGCGACAAGGTGCCCGCGCGCCAGCGTCCGCTCGAGTGGCCGAGTGCGAAACACGAACGCAAGGTGCTGATGCTCGCGGGCTGCGTGCAACCCTCGATGATGCCGAACGTGAACATCGCGACCGCGCGCGTGTTCGACGCGCTCGGCATCGAAACGCTGATCGCGCCCGAAGCCGGCTGCTGCGGCGCGATCCGCCTGCACCTCGGCTATCACGACGAAGCGCTCGACGACCTGCGCACGAACATCGACGCATGGTGGCCCTACGTCGAACAAGGCGTTGAAGCGATCGTGATGAACGCGTCGGGCTGCGGCGCGATGGTCAAGGAATACGCGCATCTGCTGCGCCACGATCCCGCTTATGCGGAAAAGGCGCGCCGCATCGTCGAGCTGACGCGCGACGTCTCCGAGATCCTGCCCGAGTTCGAAGAACACCTCGTCGCGATCACGCGGCGCCGTTCGGTGCACACGGTCGCGTTTCATCCGCCCTGCACGCTGCAGCATGGCCAGCAGATCCGCGGTAAGGTCGAACAGCTGCTCGGCGCGCTCGGCGTCGAAGTGCGACTGCCCGCCGACAGCCATCTCTGCTGCGGCTCGGCCGGCACCTACTCGCTGATGCAGCCGCGGCTTTCCTACGCGCTGCGCGACCAGAAGCTCGAGCGTTTGCAGGCGCAGGAACCGCAGGTGATCGTGTCGGCGAACGTGGGCTGCATCGCGCATCTGCAAAGCGGCACGTCGACGCCGGTCGCGCACTGGATCGAACTGGTGGAGCACATGCTGTCCGTATAA
- the recG gene encoding ATP-dependent DNA helicase RecG yields MPLSDRRSSVATLEAGAAPRRRGARAQAREGDTAQAAAEGGMTAAGHDVGRDDGKPAAKTKAPVKTADKLAKLGLTRDIDLVLHLPMRYEDETSLTPIGHLLPGGIAQTEGVVFDNEIAYRPRRQLLVKLRDADGDELVLRFLNFYGSQVKQMAPGARLRVRGDVRGGFFGMEMVHPSVRVVEEDTPLPQALTPVYPSTAGVSQAYLRKAIDNALARTSLPELLPAPVARAFLEPLGVPALMDAVRTLHHPGAQSDETALIDGTHPAWVRIKFEELLAQQMSLKRAHDERRTRAAPAMPRRKLGDESALVARLLKALPFSLTAAQERVGGEIALDLTQPHPMQRLLQGDVGSGKTIVAALAAAQAIDAGYQAALMAPTEILAEQHARKLRGWLEPLGVQVAWLAGSLKTKEKRAAIEAAALGTAQLVIGTHAIIQDAVEFARLGLVIVDEQHRFGVAQRLALRAKAQGAAEGAPDFQPHQLMMSATPIPRTLAMTYYADLDVSTIDELPPGRTPILTKLVSDARREEVIGRVREAALTGRQVYWVCPLIEESETLQLQTAVETYETLVAALPELKVGLVHGRLAPAEKATVMDAFSRNEIQLLVATTVIEVGVDVPNASLMVIEHAERFGLAQLHQLRGRVGRGSAASVCVLLYTGPLSMTARARLQTMRETTDGFEIARRDLEIRGPGEFLGARQSGAAMLRFADLQNDQHLIEPAREAAATLLDQYPDVVIQHLARWLGAREQYLKA; encoded by the coding sequence ATGCCTTTGTCCGACCGCCGATCGTCCGTTGCCACCCTCGAAGCGGGCGCCGCACCGCGGCGCCGCGGTGCGCGAGCGCAGGCGCGGGAAGGTGATACGGCGCAAGCGGCTGCGGAAGGCGGCATGACGGCCGCCGGCCACGATGTCGGACGTGACGACGGCAAACCCGCCGCCAAAACCAAAGCCCCAGTCAAAACCGCCGACAAGCTCGCCAAACTCGGCCTCACCCGCGACATCGACCTCGTGCTGCATCTGCCGATGCGCTACGAGGACGAAACCTCGCTGACGCCGATCGGCCACCTGCTGCCGGGCGGCATCGCCCAAACCGAGGGCGTGGTGTTCGACAACGAGATCGCGTATCGCCCGCGCCGGCAGCTCCTCGTGAAGCTGCGCGACGCCGACGGCGACGAACTCGTGCTGCGCTTTCTGAATTTCTACGGCTCGCAGGTCAAGCAGATGGCGCCCGGCGCGCGCCTGCGCGTGCGCGGCGACGTGCGCGGCGGCTTCTTCGGCATGGAGATGGTGCATCCGAGCGTGCGCGTCGTCGAGGAAGACACGCCGCTGCCGCAGGCATTGACGCCGGTCTATCCGAGCACGGCGGGCGTGTCGCAGGCGTATCTGCGCAAGGCGATCGACAATGCGCTCGCGCGCACCTCGCTGCCGGAGTTGCTGCCCGCGCCGGTCGCGCGCGCGTTTCTCGAACCGCTCGGCGTGCCGGCGCTGATGGACGCGGTACGCACGCTGCATCATCCGGGCGCGCAGTCGGACGAAACGGCGCTGATCGACGGCACGCATCCGGCGTGGGTGCGCATCAAGTTCGAGGAACTGCTCGCGCAGCAGATGTCGTTGAAGCGCGCGCACGACGAGCGCCGCACGCGTGCCGCGCCGGCGATGCCGCGCCGCAAGCTCGGCGACGAATCCGCGCTGGTCGCGCGCCTGCTGAAGGCGCTGCCGTTTTCGCTGACGGCAGCGCAGGAGCGCGTCGGCGGCGAGATCGCGCTCGATCTGACGCAGCCGCATCCGATGCAGCGGCTGTTGCAGGGCGATGTCGGCAGCGGCAAGACGATCGTCGCGGCGCTCGCCGCCGCGCAGGCGATCGACGCCGGCTATCAGGCCGCGCTGATGGCGCCGACCGAAATCCTCGCCGAGCAGCACGCGCGCAAATTGCGCGGCTGGCTGGAGCCGCTCGGCGTGCAGGTCGCGTGGCTCGCGGGCAGTCTGAAGACGAAGGAGAAGCGCGCCGCGATCGAAGCGGCCGCGCTCGGCACCGCGCAGCTCGTGATCGGCACGCACGCGATCATCCAGGACGCGGTCGAGTTTGCGCGCCTCGGGCTCGTGATCGTCGACGAACAACATCGTTTCGGTGTCGCGCAACGGCTCGCGCTGCGCGCGAAGGCGCAGGGCGCCGCCGAAGGCGCGCCCGATTTTCAGCCGCATCAATTGATGATGTCCGCGACGCCGATTCCGCGCACGCTCGCCATGACCTACTACGCGGACCTCGACGTCTCGACGATCGATGAACTGCCGCCCGGCCGCACACCGATTCTCACGAAGCTCGTCTCCGACGCGCGCCGCGAAGAGGTGATCGGCCGTGTGCGCGAGGCGGCGCTGACGGGGCGTCAGGTGTACTGGGTGTGTCCGCTGATCGAGGAAAGCGAGACCCTGCAGCTGCAAACCGCGGTCGAGACCTACGAGACGCTGGTGGCCGCGCTACCGGAGCTGAAGGTCGGGCTCGTGCACGGGCGTCTCGCGCCCGCCGAAAAGGCCACGGTAATGGACGCGTTCTCGCGCAACGAGATCCAGTTGCTGGTCGCGACCACGGTGATCGAAGTGGGCGTCGACGTGCCGAACGCGTCGCTGATGGTAATCGAGCATGCGGAGCGCTTCGGTCTCGCACAGCTGCATCAGTTGCGCGGGCGCGTGGGGCGCGGCAGCGCCGCGTCGGTCTGCGTGCTGCTGTACACCGGGCCGCTGTCGATGACCGCCCGTGCCCGCCTGCAGACCATGCGCGAAACCACCGACGGCTTCGAGATCGCCCGGCGCGACCTCGAAATCCGCGGGCCCGGCGAGTTCCTCGGCGCGCGGCAGTCAGGTGCGGCGATGCTGCGCTTCGCCGACCTGCAGAACGATCAGCACCTGATCGAGCCTGCGCGCGAAGCCGCCGCGACGCTGCTCGACCAGTATCCGGACGTGGTCATCCAGCATCTGGCGCGCTGGCTCGGCGCCCGCGAGCAGTATCTGAAGGCCTGA
- a CDS encoding LysR substrate-binding domain-containing protein, translating to MTLTELKYIVAVARERHFGRAAEACFVSQPTLSVAIKKLEDELNVQIFERGTSEVSVTPIGEQIVTQAQRVLEQTLAIKEIAKQGKDPLVGPLRLGVIYTIGPYLLPTLVKQMIQRVPQMPLMLQENYTLKLIELLKQGEIDVAIMALPFPETGLMLRPLYDEPFVVALPSGHAWESRPKIDPDDLKQETMLLLGSGHCFRDHVLGVCPELMRFSQNADGIQKTFEGSSLETIRHMVASGVGITVLPRMSVHEVKPHAGGIDAGLLSYVAFDEPVPDRRVVLAWRKSFTRMPAIDAICDAIAACDLPGVKKLDLPAAVN from the coding sequence ATGACGCTCACCGAATTGAAATACATTGTGGCGGTGGCCCGCGAGCGGCACTTCGGCCGGGCCGCCGAAGCGTGTTTCGTCAGCCAGCCCACGCTGTCCGTCGCCATCAAGAAGCTCGAAGACGAGCTGAACGTGCAGATCTTCGAGCGCGGCACCAGCGAGGTCAGCGTCACGCCGATCGGCGAACAGATCGTCACGCAGGCGCAACGCGTGCTGGAGCAGACGCTCGCGATCAAGGAGATCGCCAAGCAGGGCAAGGACCCGCTGGTCGGCCCGCTGCGCCTCGGCGTGATCTACACGATCGGGCCGTACCTGCTGCCGACGCTCGTCAAGCAGATGATCCAGCGCGTGCCGCAGATGCCGCTGATGCTGCAGGAAAACTACACGCTGAAGCTGATCGAGCTGCTCAAGCAGGGCGAAATCGACGTCGCGATCATGGCGCTGCCGTTTCCCGAAACCGGTCTGATGCTGCGCCCGCTCTACGACGAGCCGTTCGTCGTCGCGCTGCCGTCCGGCCACGCGTGGGAAAGCCGCCCGAAGATCGACCCTGATGATCTGAAGCAGGAAACCATGCTGCTGCTCGGCAGCGGCCATTGCTTCCGCGATCACGTGCTCGGCGTGTGTCCCGAGCTGATGCGCTTCTCGCAGAACGCGGACGGCATCCAGAAGACTTTCGAGGGCTCGTCGCTCGAAACGATTCGCCATATGGTCGCGAGCGGCGTCGGCATTACGGTGCTGCCGCGCATGTCGGTGCATGAGGTCAAGCCGCATGCGGGCGGGATCGACGCGGGCCTGCTCAGCTACGTCGCGTTCGACGAGCCGGTGCCCGATCGCCGCGTCGTGCTCGCGTGGCGCAAGAGCTTCACGCGCATGCCCGCGATCGATGCGATCTGCGACGCAATCGCTGCCTGCGACCTGCCGGGCGTCAAGAAGCTCGATCTGCCGGCCGCCGTCAACTGA
- the proC gene encoding pyrroline-5-carboxylate reductase produces the protein MKIAFIGGGNMAAALIGGLIKRGVAPANLYAIDPNEDARKRNEQQFGIRTGTAADGTLADYDAVVLAVKPQILKSVAETVAPHLRASQLIVSIVAGIRIGDMSRWLAGHNRIVRVMPNTPALIGMGVTGLVATSSVDEAGRALASQLLGAVGETVWFDDEAKIDAVTAISGSGPAYVFYFIEALQEAARQLGMDEAQGRALAVATFTGAAQLAANSDEPLSVLRERVTSKGGTTAAALASFDASGIKDAIVRGTLAADARAREMGDEFGKQ, from the coding sequence ATGAAAATTGCGTTTATCGGCGGCGGCAACATGGCCGCCGCGTTGATCGGCGGCCTCATCAAACGGGGCGTTGCGCCCGCTAACCTGTACGCGATCGATCCGAACGAAGACGCGCGCAAGCGCAACGAGCAGCAATTCGGCATCCGCACCGGCACGGCCGCCGACGGCACGCTCGCCGACTACGACGCAGTCGTGCTCGCGGTGAAGCCGCAGATCCTGAAGAGCGTCGCCGAGACGGTTGCGCCACATCTGCGCGCGTCGCAGCTCATCGTCAGCATCGTCGCGGGGATTCGCATCGGTGACATGTCGCGCTGGCTCGCTGGCCACAACCGTATCGTGCGCGTCATGCCGAATACGCCGGCGCTGATCGGCATGGGCGTGACAGGTCTCGTCGCCACCAGCAGCGTCGACGAAGCAGGCCGCGCGCTCGCGTCGCAGTTGCTCGGCGCCGTCGGCGAAACCGTCTGGTTCGACGACGAAGCGAAAATCGACGCGGTAACCGCGATCTCGGGCAGCGGGCCGGCCTACGTGTTCTATTTCATCGAAGCGCTGCAGGAAGCCGCGCGCCAGCTCGGCATGGACGAAGCGCAGGGTCGCGCGCTCGCGGTCGCGACGTTCACGGGTGCCGCGCAACTCGCGGCCAATTCCGACGAGCCTTTGAGCGTGCTGCGCGAGCGCGTGACATCGAAAGGCGGCACGACCGCGGCGGCGCTCGCCTCATTCGACGCGAGCGGCATCAAGGATGCAATTGTGCGCGGCACCCTGGCCGCCGATGCGCGAGCGCGCGAGATGGGCGACGAGTTCGGCAAGCAGTAA